The window ACCATGAACAAGGACGCGGGGGTCGGACATGAAGGACGTGGAGCTCAACGAGCTGGACCCGGAGAAGCAGCCCATGACGGGCGCAGGgccgccccctggtggcgaGACGAACGGCAGCGTGAAGGTGAAGGTCCCCGAGGACGAGCTGTCCTTCACCGGCCTGTCCAaagaggagctgatgaaggTCGCCGGCACCCGGGGTGAGAGCCGCCGCCCACGCCCTGCAGGcgacgccccctggtggccgtCCTGACGCCTTGTCCCGTGCGCAGGTGGGTGCGGACCCGCTGGGCGCTGCTCGTCCTGTTCTGGCTGGGCTGGATGGGGATGCTGGCCGGCGCCGTCGCATCATCGTCCGGGCGCCGCGCTGCAAAGCCATCCCCGAGATGAGCTGGTGGAACCGGGGCCCGCTGTACCAGGTCCCCGACGCCGAGGCCTTCGCCGGCGGGCTGGAAGGTGAGCCTCTGGGCTAGCCGCTGAGTGGACACGCCCCTGACGCTCTGATTGGCCCGTCTCTAGGTGTGGAGAGCAAGATGGACGCCATTAACCAGCTGAAGGTGAAGGGCCTGGTCCTGGGGCCGCTGCACACCGTCCAGGCGGACCAGCCCAGCACCCTGAACCTGGCCGAGGTCACGCCGGGTCAGGGCTCGCAGGACGCCCTGGTGGCCGTGCTGGAGAAGGCCCACAGGAAGGGTAGGACGGCGTGGGGACGCTGGGGACGCTGGGGACGCTGGGGACGCTGGGGACGCTGGGGGCAGCTCCTGATCCGGTTTACGTCCGTCAGGTATCTCCGTGGTTCTGGACCTGACCCCCAACTACCTCGGCGCTGATCCCTGGTTCGGCGGCGCCGGCGACCTGATGGAGACGGTGAAGgtaggccccgcccctccccggTCCCGGAGCCGCTAGCATGAACGCCTCTGAGACGCTGCCGTCCTGCAGGCGGGGGCGGAGCACTGGCTGGACTTGGGCTTCGACGGCATCAAGGTATCGAACCTCAGCGCCGCGTCCGGCTCCGTGGGTTGGACCCTGCTGCGGGCCGCTGTGCGGGGCAACCGCACGGCGGGGGAGGAGAACAGGTGGGTTGCTTCCTGCTGGGCTtcagcgccctcttgtggagcGGCTCTGGTAAATGTTGGGCCGACCTGAAGCTGCTTTAGGCCGGCCCCCTCTGCCGTGTGACCGGCCCCGCCTCCCACCACGCCGCTGGATCACTAAAGTTCTGCCTGTCCGTCCCTCAGGGCGCTGATGGGCGTGGCTGAAGGCGCTTCGGCTTCGGAGCTGCTTCAGCTCGTCAACGCCACCGGCGTGGACCTGGTCCTGTCGGATCTCCTCAGCACCAGACCCGGAGGTGAGCCGTTGGACCGCCGTTGGACCGCCGTTGGACCGCCCCGGCGCCGTTCTGATCTGAGTCTTGGTTTCGTCCCTCTGCTGGTGCAGGTGTGGAGCGCATCCGAGACCTGGACGCCCTCGGTCCCGAGCAGAGGAGCCTGGCTTGGGGCCTCGGCGCCGCCCGGCGGGGCCAGCTGTCCAGCAGGGTGGCCACGCCCCTGATCCGCCTCTACCAGCTCCTGCTCTTCACCATGCCCGGGACCCCGGTGTTCACCTACGGAGACGAGATCGGCCTCCAGGCGGGCCAGGTGAGCCGCCGGTCGGGGGTCGGGTGTCTTTACGGTGTGTGACCTTCGTCtttgtcttcgtcttcgtcaGGGCCCGGCCTATCCCAGGATGGTTTGGGACATCGAGCAGGAGCCGGCGGAGGGCGAGGGCGTCGACGAGGCGGTGGAGGTAAGCGCCGCTTCCCGGAATGACGGCGTGACGTTCCTGCGGCGTTCCTGCGGCGTTCCTGACCGCCGCTTCCCGTTGCAGGCGGAGCGGAAGGAGCGCCTCGCCTTGAGGGCGTGGTTCGTATCCCTCGGCGACCTGCGGGGGAAGGAGCGCTCCCTCCTCCACGGCCACTCCTACCCGCTCTACTCCTCCGCCTCATCCCTCGCTTTCCTCCGGGCGTGGGACCAGAGCGAACGATACGTAACGGCGGTCAACTGGGGGGCGTCGCCCGAGACCATGACGCTCCGGCTGGCGCCGACAGGCAAGGCTTCGCGTCGCTGCGGTTGGCCGGGCGGCCATTTTCTCCTCTTTAACACGCGCTGCTTGTTCCtgcagaggaggtggagctgccggcggcggcggcggtgacgCTGTCCACCGACCCAGAGCTGAAGGAGGACGCCGTGGTGGACCTGGACGGACTGGTCCTGGGCCCGGGCGAGGCCGTCCTGCTGCGCTTCTCCTACGAGGGCTGAAGATGGCGCCAGAGAGGCCCATCGGGAAGACGCGGAACGACCATTTTAACGAGGAGAAACCCGACTTTCTGTAGTCGGAGCAAACGGAACCGGGTCAGAGGGAAGCTGCCGACGGGCCGGCGGCGCCGGACGCTAGCGCTTTTAgtttttacctttttattttacgaTCCGTTCCTCGTTCCGTTTCAGCGTTTGAAACGAGTCGACGGGAAATCCCGTCTGTTACTAAACTAGAGCGAATAAACCGACCGGCTACCgacccgcgtgtgtgtgtgtcattctcagagcgtgtgtgtgtgtgtgtgtgcgtcattctcagagcgtgtgtgtgtgtgtgtgtgtgtgtgtgtgtgtgtgtgtgtccgtcattctcagagcgtgtgtgtgtgtgtgtgtgtgtgtgtgtgtgtgtgtgtccgtcattctcagagcgtgtgtgtgtgtgtgtgtgtgtgtgtccgtcattctcagagcgtgtgtgtgtgtgtgtgtgtgtgtgtgtgtgtccgtcattctcagggtgtgtgtgtgtgtgtgcgtcattctcagagcgtgtgtgtgtgtgtgtgtccgtcattctcagggtgtgtgtgtgtgtgtgtgtgtgtgcgcgtcattcacagagcgtgtgtgtgtgtgtccgtcattctcagagcgtgtgtgtgtgtgtgtgtgtgtgtgtgtgtgtccgtcattctcagagcgtgtgtgtgtgtgtgtccattattctcagggtgtgtgtgtgtgtccgtcattctcagagcgtgtgtgtgtgtgtgtgtgtgtgtcattctcagagcgtgcgtgtgtgtgtgtgtgtgtccgtcattctcagcgtgtgtgtgtgtgtccattattctcagggtgtgtgtgtgtgtccgttattctcagggtgtgtgtgtgtgtccgttattctcagggtgtgtgtgtgtgtccgttatTCTCACACCTGCTGgcaggcttgtgtgtgtgcgcgcacgcatTCTCCGCTAGTCTCCGGACGCTGAGCGTTCATTCAGAACCACatggatccggatccggagTCCTCCGGACGCTGAGCGGCGCCGCTGCGTGTGAAGAACGCCGTGAAAACGGTCCCAAGCGGGCTTCACTGCGGCGTCATAACGGAACCCCGGTCCCGGTAATTCGGGGCCGTCGCTGAGCCGCGGGGGAAGTTCTCGGCCGGATGATGACGGGAACCGgaacccgccgccgccgctcatcACCGCCTCTCGGTGTGACGCACAAACCGGCGGCTTCCGATCTGTAGGAAGGAACTAACCGGGTTCGGGCTGGGAACGGAACCAACGTTCAATTATTAATGAATGTTTCGTTTAGGTGAACTAAATGAACTAAATGAACTAAATGTGCTGAACTTGTATAAATTCTCTTTCTTAGTCGTCTCACGTTTGTGTGAGGAAACAGAACAAGGACTGATCCCGGGGGGTGGCGGTGGCCGATGACTCTGCTAAATAAAGCAAGGATGCATTCGTCCGGGCTAATGCTGGCTCCTCAATCCGTTAGCACCGTGCTAACATCGCTAACATCGCTAACATCGCTAGTCAAAACATTTTGGCTcgagatttattttgtttgaactgatggaacaaaaaaaaagtacataaaatattttagtgtaaaaaaaatggTACCGTCAaactgaaagtgtgtgtgtgtgtgtgtgtgtgcgttgaagccacacaacacacacacacacacactagggtGTTTTTCTCTGGTTTCCAACATcattatgacacacacacacgcacacacgcacacacacacacacacacacacaaggaggaTGAGCAGATAAAAGATCAACTGAAAGAACGACGGCATccgtcatctctctctcctcccctttctctCACACACCTCTACCCACAACGCGCACGCTTTAGTGTCACAACCGTCTCGCTGTGATGACAGGTAAGCGTTcgtctttattctttattagcaTTGTTAGCTTTATTAGCATCATTAGCAGCACCGGAGCACCTGTTGCAGCCGCGTTGATAGGCGTTCTTTACCGAGGCGGTCCGACAGAAGCCCTACGTTCTAAAGCGTCTCACAGGAAACCCGATCGATCGGTTATTGATCAGGATCCGTTCAGGTCATGGGTCCGTTTCCCTCCTGATCGGCGGGACATCCAGAAGGAGGAGAATCACAAACATGACTTGTAAGTTTGAGGGGTGTGTTCATCGTGTCTCAGAGGAGATGCTGCATGGCCTGCAGGTAAGCAGGTAAACCGGTAAACCGGTAAGCAGGTAAGCAGGTAAACCGGTAAGCAGGTAAACCGGTAAACCGGTAAGCAGGTAAACCGGTAAACCTGCTTCATCCCTCCACACCGGAGACAAGCAGGAGTCGCTGCTTGTGTTTGAGCGCCGTTGCTTCCGTGACCTCCTTTGACATCTGCAGGGTTGGTGCTAATGGGCGCGCCAGCCGCTAGCGCTTCATGCTATGAGACAAACGCCAGCATCAGGTGAACCCAGAGGAGTCACAGGGAGAGGAGTCACAGGTGAACCCAGAGGAGTCACAGGGAGAGGAGTCACAGGGAGAGGAGTCACAGGGAGAGGAGTCACAGGTGAACCCAGAGGAGTCACAGGGAGAGGAGTCACAGGTGAACTCATGGAGTCCAGGGAGGGAGAAATACTTCATACGTGTACTTCTACATGTCATAGACCGTATAAATATCTACCATATAGAGTTTTCAGACTAAATGTTATTGAAACACCGACGGTTGAGAAACTATAAAACTTGAAAGGAAAAATGTGACGTCGCTTTAATCCAACAAGCAGGAGGAGCTACAGGCTGTGTGGGAGGAGCTACAGGCTGTGAGAGGGTTTCTTGAACCTCATTGTCGGCCGTCgccatccttcctgtttcatcccgtcacttcctgccccccccccccacacacacacccatgcataCTGATCAGGTTACTGCACCAGACATGAAAACACGCTTCACACGTCTTTACcacgctaagctaagctaagctaagctaagctaagctaagctactCTGAGTAAAAAGTGCTTTAATTGTaatgtatgatgtcatcaaagggTTTTATCTCTCAAACCTCAGCATGAGGAGCCGAGCTCGTGTTTGCACGAagaacacagaaaagaaaaga of the Brachionichthys hirsutus isolate HB-005 unplaced genomic scaffold, CSIRO-AGI_Bhir_v1 contig_735, whole genome shotgun sequence genome contains:
- the LOC137917112 gene encoding LOW QUALITY PROTEIN: amino acid transporter heavy chain SLC3A2-like (The sequence of the model RefSeq protein was modified relative to this genomic sequence to represent the inferred CDS: inserted 1 base in 1 codon; deleted 1 base in 1 codon), which codes for MNKDAGVDMKDVELNELDPEKQPMTGAGPPPGGETNGSVKVKVPEDELSFTGLSKEELMKVAGTRGWVRTRWALLVLFWLGWMGMLAGAVXIIVRAPRCKAIPEMSWWNRGPLYQVPDAEAFAGGLEGVESKMDAINQLKVKGLVLGPLHTVQADQPSTLNLAEVTPGQGSQDALVAVLEKAHRKGISVVLDLTPNYLGADPWFGGAGDLMETVKAGAEHWLDLGFDGIKVSNLSAASGSVGWTLLRAAVRGNRTAGEENRALMGVAEGASASELLQLVNATGVDLVLSDLLSTRPGGVERIRDLDALGPEQRSLAWGLGAARRGQLSSRVATPLIRLYQLLLFTMPGTPVFTYGDEIGLQAGQGPAYPRMVWDIEQEPAEGEGVDEAVEAERKERLALRAWFVSLGDLRGKERSLLHGHSYPLYSSASSLAFLRAWDQSERYVTAVNWGASPETMTLRLAPTEEVELPAAAAVTLSTDPELKEDAVVDLDGLVLGPGEAVLLRFSYEG